Proteins found in one Mustela lutreola isolate mMusLut2 chromosome 10, mMusLut2.pri, whole genome shotgun sequence genomic segment:
- the GUCA2B gene encoding guanylate cyclase activator 2B, with protein MGYRRSEMSGRMVSGLLPRVAVVFLLLLQDTHSVSIQHQGFRVQLESVKKLRDLEEQRGPNRTRVSRLQAQSLVPSVCHHPALPLDLQPICTSKEAASVLQALKSIANDDCELCVNVACTGCL; from the exons ATGGGATACAGACGCAGTGAGATGAGTGGCAGGATGGTGTCAGGGCTCCTGCCCCGGGTGGCTGTGgtcttcctcctgctgctgcagGACACACACTCAGTCTCCATTCAG CACCAAGGCTTCCGGGTCCAGCTGGAATCAGTGAAGAAGCTGAGGGacctggaggagcagagggggccTAACCGCACCAGAGTCTCCAGACTCCAGGCCCAGAGCCTCGTGCCTTCCGTGTGTCACCACCCGGCCCTGCCGCTGGACCTCCAGCCCATCTGCACATCCAAGGAAGCTGCCAGCGTCCTCCAGGCCTTGA AGAGCATTGCTAACGACGACTGCGAGCTGTGTGTGAACGTCGCCTGCACCGGCTGCCTCTGA
- the GUCA2A gene encoding guanylin, producing MDTFLLSALCLLATWAVLAGGVTVQDGKFSFPLESVKKLKDLQELQEPHTRKSGGPAVPQVCSHQKFPEELKPVCKETNAREILHRLEAIAEDPSSCEICAFAACAGC from the exons ATGGacaccttccttctctctgcactgtGCCTCCTTGCGACCTGGGCTGTCCTGGCAGGGGGAGTCACCGTGCAG GATGGaaagttctcttttcctttggagtcAGTGAAGAAGCTCAAGGACCTCCAAGAGCTCCAGGAGCCCCACACCAGGAAGAGTGGTGGGCCCGCGGTTCCCCAAGTCTGCAGCCACCAGAAGTTTCCAGAAGAACTCAAACCCGTCTGCAAGGAGACCAATGCCCGGGAGATCCTCCATAGGCTGG AGGCCATCGCGGAGGACCCGAGTTCGTGTGAGATCTGTGCCTTCGCAGCCTGTGCGGGGTGCTAG